DNA from Brassica napus cultivar Da-Ae chromosome C4, Da-Ae, whole genome shotgun sequence:
TATTTTTGTCTTCAGGACAATTATCTCGAGGAGGCAATCAAAATGAGAAATCTACTTGAAGAGTTTCATGGAAAACATGGAATTCGACGTCCTACCATTTTGGGCGTTAGAGAGCATGTTTTCACGGGAAGGTTTGGAGTCGTCTCCTTGATAAATTAGTTGTTATGttcaatattttattgtttatctcATTTACACTGATGTTAAATTGATATTGCAGTGTTTCATCATTGGCGTGGTTTATGTCCAATCAAGAAACCAGTTTTGTGACTCTGGGTCAACGAGTCTTAGCATATCCACTTAAGTGAGTATACTCGCTTCAGACATTTAACTTACCCAATAGGaacatatttcattttaaatcttTTGTTGTGGAGCTTGTACATGTTTTAGCATTCTCCTCATCTATTTCCATTACTTGATTCCGGTTTTATTACTTGTTTCCGGTTTATTGGATTGTTTTAATTCAATCTATTCCACCTTTTAGTGACAGCTTAGTTTTAATCTGTGCAAAACTAATCTTGCAGAGTTCGAATGCACTATGGGCATCCAGATGTGTTCGATAGAGTATTTCATATAACTCGCGGTGGGATCAGCAAAGCATCCCGTGTTATTAACATCAGTGAAGATATATATGCTGGTATGCGTAGTATATAGGTTTATTCATTACATAAATTTTGAGTCGttactgtaatatttttatggTGTGTGCAAATTGTTTGTAATACACTCGGTGTTACCATTTCTGACTGAGCTGAACTCTGTAATATTTCGTAGGATTTAACTCGACACTTAGGCAGGGAAATATCACCCACCATGAGTACATTCAGGTCAACGACTTTTtacatttaatatgtttttactTGACTGGTATCTCCCGTCGATCTGAAAACCTGATCTATATACATCTTCTTTCATGTAGGTTGGTAAAGGAAGAGATGTAGGACTCAACCAGATTGCCCTATTTGAAGGGAAGGTAGCGGGTGGAAATGGAGAACAAGTTCTTAGTAGGGATGTCTACAGGATTGGGCAGCTGTTTGATTTCTTTAGGATGATGTCGTTCTACTTCACAACGGTTGGGTTCTATGTCTGCACAATGGTACTTTCCTTCTCTAGTGTTCTATACTTCTGTTTCCTTCATTATCATGTAGTAAAACCTTTCTCTTTGATGCAGATGACCGTCCTTACTGTGTACGTGTTTCTCTACGGAAGAGTGTATCTGGTATGTCATAGAGCCTTTTTCTTCATTGTTCTTCATTATGAAATGAGAGTAGTAATTGCTCTCTCCAATGTGGAGAGTGGCAAATGCTTAATCTCTTAAAACCATTTTGTTTACTGCAATTTTCAGTATCGATActgttatttttgtttgttgttctcTATAGAGCGTACTGGTCTATGTAGTAAGCTTTAGTACATGTGTGGTACTCCATAGTACTTGGCCTACCACCTTTTGAGAATTGAAAGCATCTGTGCACTGATTTCacttttgtgtgtttcttttatTTGTTAAGTCACTTCTTATAGTCATGAAGCTTTTGACATACTTCATTCGAGATGATATACTTTTTGGTCTTTTCAGGCCTTTTCGGGTTCTGATCGTGCAATCTCAAGAGTAGCCAAACTCTCTGGTAACACTGCACTGGATGCTGCGCTCAATGCACAGTTTTTGGTCCAGATTGGAGTCTTTACTGCGGTTCCTATGGTTATGGGTTTCATACTTGAACTTGGGTTGCTGAAGGTTGGTCGACCAATTCTCTATGTTTTGTTTTGCTTACAAAATAGAAATAGCTTTCAGAATGCGTGCTCTTCAACTGAAGTCTCATGAAACGTAATGTTTTTCATGTCACAGGCTATTTTCAGCTTTATTACGATGCAATTTCAGCTGTGCTCGGTCTTTTTCACATTTTCACTTGGGACAAGGACTCATTACTTTGGACGTACTATCCTTCACGGTGGTGCAAAGGTATTTTTCCTTGtatacatgaaaataaacatttaCCTTCTTTCTGCTTGTAAACTTTTCCAAACGcgtgttcatttttttttgttttatcaacAGTATCGAGCTACTGGCAGAGGCTTTGTGGTTCAGCACATCAAGTTTGCGGATAACTACAGACTCTATTCCAGAAGTCATTTTGTAAAAGCGTAAGTCATCTGCCATGCTCTGCTCTTGATGTTCACAATTGTAATAAGAGCTTCCAAAGTTCAATATCAGATACCATGTGAACTGGCTGATGTTAACCTCTTTCTCTGTGCAGTTTTGAAGTAGCTTTATTGCTTATTGTCTACATTGCCTACGGGTATACGGATGGAGGTGCTGTCTCGTTCGTTCTGCTTACTATCAGCAGTTGGTTCCTGGTAATCTCCTGGCTGTTTGCACCGTACATCTTCAATCCATCTGGATTCGAATGGCAAAAGTAAGTAAAGTTCCTATTGTTTGGTCTTCATTCTATTCACTTGATTACCTGTGGTGCCACATCTTAAATTGTGTTCAATATTGACATTTAATTTCACCTGCTTGATTTAGGACCGTCGAGGATTTCGATAACTGggtcagttggctgatgtacaAAGGTGGAGTAGGAGTAAAGGGAGAGCTCAGTTGGGAGTCGTGGTGGGAGGAAGAACAGGTTTgttcaatattttttcttctttagtgtATTTGCTATTGTACTCTATACCTCACTTAGTTTCTGTAAATATCATGGGTTCCTTCACAGATGCATATCCAAACATTAAGAGGACGGATTCTGGAGACCATTTTGAGCTTGAGGTTCTTCATGTTTCAGTATGGCGTCGTGTACAAGCTCAATCTCACTGGGAAAGACACCTCATTTGCGGTAAAGCTAACTTTTGATTCGCTTGTATTTAATTCACTTTAATCGAATATTTGAAAATTGCTATGCATACCTTACTATGATTGCAAGaaagttaattttgttttttgcttTGCAGATATATGGCTACTCATGGATAGTGCTGGTTGCAGTTGTGCTTCTGTTTAAGGTATGTGCTAAAAAAATTCATCTCCAGATTTGATGTTATATTTTCCAACTCATCCGCTAACATTTGTATCATTGTCTCTTTGTCACTTCAGCTATTCTGGTATAGCCCCAGGAAGTCGAGCAACATTCTACTGGCTCTGCGTTTCCTTCAGGGAGTGGTTTCTCTCACATTTATCGCCCTCATCGCTTTAGCCATTGCGTTGACAGATCTATCCATTCCAGACATGTTTGCATGTGTACTCGGCTTCATCCCGACAGGTTGGGCAATACTGTCATTAGCCATCACATGGAAGCGATTGATCAAGCTGTTTGGGTTGTGGGAAACAGTCCGCGAGTTTGGACGTATTTATGATGCTGCGATGGGGATGCTCATCTTTGCTCCCATTGCTCTCCTCTCCTGGTTCCCGTTCATCTCGACTTTCCAGTCTCGTCTCCTCTTCAACCAGGCCTTCAGTCGTGGACTCGAGATCTCCATCATCCTTGCCGGAAACAGAGCGAACGTTGAGACTTGAGAGGTTTAGTGTGTAAATGAGCTTTTGTAGAGTTTGTTAGAACATCATTGAAAGCTCGCTCATCGACattggatctttttttttttaatctctttaGAATCTTGTTTGTGTTTCTTCTCTAGCTTGAATCTTGTGATATCGAGTTTTGACTATGCATTGATTGATGGTGACTTACTTCAGTTTGTGTAACGGGATCCTTTAATTTGGCTTCATCGGTTCTTACACACGTTTAAATCACTTGTCAAGATCAGAAAGGCCCTCTCTATGATATTATAAGAACCTTAAAGGATTTCAACATTCAGGTTTGTGCATGGTTTTCTCATATTTGTGAGATGACTTGTTAATTTTGCAATCTGATTCTGTCGGGAGATCCTCGACTCAAAGCAAGGAAGTTGCATTGATTACTCGTTTAAGAGCAGAGCTTGAACAACCTCTTGAGTggtaattaaatgttttacGGCACTTAACTTCTAGTCACAAACTCTGTTGAGTTTTATCAGGAAAAGGACGGCCACAAATCTTCCATCACATTGCACTTGCCTGTTCTTCTCGGTGACTCAATCCAATCACACCATTCAAACTCACAGCAAGACCTTCCTTATCATTTTAAATTCCATGAATCAATGTGATTAACAGTCTGAAATTGGAAGACTGATAATTTGGAGGTTAAATAAGTGATGATCAAGTAAGAAGACAAGGTCCTGAGAAACAAGTGAGGTGTACTTTGATGGTTTGGGAGTGAAATATTCAGAATTGAGAAACATCAGCTCATCTCAGACACACAGCAAGAGTATATGACGTTAAcgctttaatatatatatggttcGAGTTTGATTGTAAGTTTAGTAAATGAGAGTGGTTTGGTAGAAAGAAGAAGCTAAGCTAATGATTCAAGTCTTTGTATTTGTACAGGGCAGCCCTAACCTTTGATTATAATAGGGTTAAAATAGGGCTGGGTTAAAATAGAGTTGGGCTTATAATAAACAGAATAGAGTTGGGCCACATCCCTAATAGGGCTGAGACGTCTTTGAGAATggtcctttgtcttcttctcttctattaAATGGGCCACGTTTAAGCCCGATAACGAGAGTGGCAGTGCCGTAATTAAATGCTTAACAAGGGGTCTATAGTTGAAGGAGAAACCGAAAAAATGGAGGATCTCTTTTAACAAGCACACGAACACAATCCCAAAGCTGACCACAAAGCTTCTCTCACTTTCGTAATCACATAAACCTTTCTTTCTAATCCTATCCAGAAAGAAGATAATCGTTTTAGGTGAAAAATGGCGAAGAAAGGAGGAGGAGCAACACTCGCCGAGGACGCACCGTGGCGTGTCTCCTCAGTAAAGCCAGTCCCTCGAATCAGCCGCTCACCGGTTCTTTCCATCTCTCAGAGCCCAGAGACAGATTACGCCATTGCCGTCATGAAGGTTTTGCCTTTTTGATTGATTGTTAACAGATTTGGAGACTCAATTGCGTTTTGATTGCGTGATTCTTCTCTGCAGCATCCGAATCCAGTGGGAGGTGGTTTGGCGATGGAAGCAGTGCTTGAATCTGCAGGACCTGAATGCGTTGTTCCTGGTCAAGTCACGCCTCTTCGCCTTCTTGGTGTTAAGGTTACACTCTTGAGGACTACTTTGCTTTATAAATGTTTGAGCTTTAGAAAGATTGATGGTAGAGtaaaggaaatttttttttttttgcgtttaACAGTTGTTTCATTATGTTTGTTTGATCTCTGTGTAGGTGTGGCCTGTTGAAGTTGATCTTAAGTTCTTGGAACCAGTGGGGAAAGAGCTGAAGATGCTTGGGAAGGTAAAGAGACATGACATGTTATTGCTTTTGTGTCTGAATCAGATGTATTTACTTGTGCCAATGTTATTCAGTATCTCAGAGGACATGTTAAAGCTCTTGTTTGCTTGA
Protein-coding regions in this window:
- the BNAC04G08430D gene encoding uncharacterized protein BNAC04G08430D codes for the protein MAKKGGGATLAEDAPWRVSSVKPVPRISRSPVLSISQSPETDYAIAVMKHPNPVGGGLAMEAVLESAGPECVVPGQVTPLRLLGVKVWPVEVDLKFLEPVGKELKMLGKFMDNAVDLMNKSFIDR